A single region of the Bifidobacterium asteroides DSM 20089 genome encodes:
- the htpX gene encoding zinc metalloprotease HtpX: MNGKLKVHGHFNGLKTTLLFALMWAVIMLIWWLTGGRQGTLGIYILIGLATTFGSYWFSDKVAIASMHARPVSEQEAPDLYRIVRELSGRAGKPMPRIYIAPTDSPNAFATGRNERHAAVCCTQGILRILNEREIRGVLGHELMHVYNHDILTSAVASAMATVITYLGYSLMYFGGDSRDRDNDSGLFGLLGVLISSILAPLGASLIQMAISRTREYDADEDGSRLTGDPAALASALNKISYGSQAVPMPQTAGTQSAAAMMIENPFSVKGFSRLFSTHPPTEERIARLMQMSQEMGQTQVNSGRGAQVGY; this comes from the coding sequence ATGAATGGCAAGCTGAAGGTTCACGGACATTTCAACGGCCTTAAAACGACGCTTTTGTTCGCCCTCATGTGGGCCGTTATCATGCTCATCTGGTGGCTGACTGGCGGTCGCCAGGGGACGTTGGGCATCTATATCCTTATAGGCCTGGCCACCACTTTCGGGTCCTACTGGTTCTCCGACAAGGTGGCGATCGCCTCCATGCATGCCCGGCCGGTCAGCGAGCAGGAGGCCCCCGACCTTTACCGGATCGTCCGGGAGCTGTCGGGGAGGGCCGGTAAGCCCATGCCTCGTATCTATATCGCCCCCACTGACTCGCCCAACGCTTTCGCCACAGGCCGTAATGAGCGCCATGCCGCCGTCTGCTGCACCCAGGGGATCCTGCGTATCCTCAACGAGCGTGAGATTCGCGGGGTGCTGGGCCACGAGCTTATGCATGTCTACAACCATGACATCCTGACCTCTGCCGTGGCTTCGGCCATGGCCACGGTTATTACCTACCTGGGATACTCCCTCATGTATTTCGGCGGCGACAGCCGGGACAGGGATAATGATTCCGGCCTCTTTGGCCTCCTGGGCGTGCTGATCAGCTCGATTCTGGCCCCCTTGGGCGCCTCCTTGATTCAGATGGCCATTTCCCGTACTCGAGAGTATGACGCCGACGAGGACGGCAGCCGGCTGACCGGGGATCCGGCGGCTCTGGCATCGGCGCTGAACAAAATATCCTACGGATCCCAGGCCGTGCCCATGCCTCAGACCGCCGGCACCCAGAGCGCCGCCGCCATGATGATCGAGAACCCCTTCTCGGTCAAGGGATTCAGCAGGCTCTTCTCCACTCATCCGCCCACCGAGGAACGCATAGCCCGCCTGATGCAGATGAGCCAGGAGATGGGGCAGACCCAGGTGAATTCCGGGCGTGGAGCCCAGGTGGGGTACTGA
- a CDS encoding response regulator transcription factor yields MTETINLAIVDDQELVRAGLVSILADEDDINIVADAASARELLEHPRLRDVDVALVDCRMPDIDGIRLIDILRKRGLKARCIALTAFDEDENLVGSIKAGAYGHLLKDADAEEIIGTVHRVYRGERVLGTAESGRLMDLISREGEPSQPVKAAGGVDVADDFDRTDRQIIDMIVAGSTNREIADHLCLSLGTVRNRVSSIFDKTGVRNRTELAMTSRRS; encoded by the coding sequence ATGACGGAGACCATCAATCTGGCCATCGTCGACGATCAGGAGCTGGTCAGAGCAGGACTGGTCTCGATACTGGCTGATGAGGACGATATCAACATTGTCGCGGATGCAGCCAGTGCCCGGGAGCTTCTGGAGCACCCTCGCCTGAGAGATGTCGATGTGGCTCTGGTTGACTGCCGTATGCCTGACATTGACGGGATTCGCCTCATCGACATCTTGCGTAAGAGAGGACTGAAAGCCCGATGCATCGCACTGACGGCATTCGACGAGGATGAGAACCTTGTGGGAAGCATCAAGGCTGGAGCATATGGGCACCTGCTCAAAGACGCCGATGCAGAGGAGATCATCGGCACCGTGCATAGGGTCTATAGGGGTGAACGCGTCCTCGGGACTGCAGAGTCGGGTAGGCTGATGGACCTCATCAGCAGGGAAGGCGAACCGTCGCAGCCTGTCAAAGCAGCGGGAGGAGTCGACGTAGCCGACGACTTCGATCGGACTGACCGTCAGATCATCGACATGATTGTGGCTGGCTCAACCAACAGGGAGATTGCCGATCATCTCTGCCTATCCCTGGGCACGGTCAGAAACCGCGTCAGTAGCATTTTCGACAAAACCGGCGTGCGCAATCGCACCGAGTTGGCCATGACCTCAAGGCGGTCATGA
- a CDS encoding sensor histidine kinase yields MSPSETESSQERKPGSLPYVGLVEVASFCCSFLWSKYGNPLNFFLFQTVMVSAWLGYRLIRRRIPALICGGLLIAVCLAATLFDNPPQMFLTTIVTVDVLFAFPEIWTWVAVGGEIGVYILHMAWRGEWRRDSWGDTVLNLALIVFFAVAFLFYARASRLLIEKNRQLARQSLTIESLALAKERAEMASQMHDSIGQYLSAMHMELEAAQRTLHKGSSIDRALTHVIKAEDIDKKALAQVRQQARALNPAAFGGELTKESIVGLADSFESTGLHVTATVNGSLEGLSSQNKVLIYRALQETLTNVVRHAHASSASIVIDLAPRTLRLCVTDDGVGPGKGSGRFVPGFGLSSLEQRVKDLGGFLQVGPAETAESSRGTRVILSLPLTADSCR; encoded by the coding sequence ATGAGCCCGTCAGAAACTGAGTCGTCTCAGGAGCGGAAACCAGGGTCCCTCCCCTACGTGGGCCTGGTGGAGGTCGCTTCGTTCTGCTGCTCCTTCCTGTGGTCAAAATATGGCAATCCTCTCAACTTCTTCCTCTTCCAGACGGTCATGGTGTCGGCCTGGCTGGGTTATAGGCTGATTCGGCGACGTATTCCTGCCCTCATTTGTGGGGGCCTTCTCATCGCGGTTTGTCTGGCAGCCACTCTCTTCGACAATCCGCCGCAGATGTTTCTCACCACCATCGTGACCGTGGATGTTCTCTTCGCCTTTCCGGAGATCTGGACCTGGGTCGCAGTAGGAGGGGAAATAGGGGTCTACATTCTGCATATGGCATGGAGGGGAGAATGGCGACGGGACTCCTGGGGCGATACGGTCCTGAACCTGGCTCTGATCGTCTTCTTCGCGGTGGCTTTCCTCTTTTACGCACGAGCCAGCCGTCTGCTCATTGAAAAGAACCGGCAGCTCGCCAGGCAGTCGCTCACAATAGAGAGCCTGGCCCTAGCTAAGGAGCGGGCAGAGATGGCCTCGCAGATGCATGATTCGATTGGTCAGTACCTATCGGCCATGCACATGGAGCTTGAGGCGGCGCAAAGGACCCTGCACAAGGGTTCATCCATCGACCGGGCCCTCACCCATGTGATCAAGGCCGAAGACATCGATAAGAAGGCACTGGCTCAGGTACGTCAGCAGGCCAGGGCTTTGAACCCGGCTGCCTTTGGCGGGGAGCTGACCAAGGAGTCGATTGTCGGTCTGGCAGACTCCTTTGAATCCACAGGTCTGCATGTGACCGCTACGGTGAATGGGAGCCTGGAGGGCCTGTCATCGCAGAATAAGGTCCTTATCTACCGGGCCTTGCAGGAGACTTTGACCAACGTGGTCCGTCACGCCCATGCCTCCTCCGCCTCGATTGTTATTGATCTGGCACCGAGAACCCTTCGCCTGTGTGTGACGGACGACGGGGTGGGTCCTGGCAAAGGGTCTGGTCGGTTTGTGCCGGGCTTCGGCCTGTCCTCCCTTGAGCAGAGGGTAAAGGACTTGGGCGGCTTCTTGCAGGTAGGACCGGCAGAGACAGCGGAGTCTTCCCGAGGTACCCGGGTAATACTCTCCCTTCCATTGACCGCGGATTCTTGCAGGTAA
- a CDS encoding ABC transporter ATP-binding protein produces the protein METGHDGWDARKSQVTAQGVGPDGGGTVLRARSVCYDYSENGRRRHRLLGKSYDRNGPAPQIGPVNIELQDGCITALIGPSGCGKSTVLKLLAGILTPLRGQIWYEHRDIARQPDFRRARLRRTEFAFIFQDYMLVDSLTVAENIILPRSLNGSATDDGAVRRALACVDLPTGVMRRKVGELSGGQQQRVAIARAMIMDAQVLFADEPTGNLDPRAREDTLDAIQAAMSAGLKASLLVTHDARVASRADRILYMQDGRICGSYPHMDQEDIERLLLSGSE, from the coding sequence ATGGAAACAGGACATGATGGATGGGATGCAAGAAAATCTCAGGTAACTGCCCAGGGTGTGGGCCCGGATGGTGGCGGTACGGTCTTGCGGGCCAGGTCCGTTTGCTACGACTACTCGGAAAATGGACGACGCAGGCATCGTCTGCTGGGAAAGTCGTATGACAGGAATGGGCCGGCACCTCAAATCGGGCCAGTCAATATAGAACTGCAAGATGGCTGTATTACGGCCCTGATTGGACCCTCGGGATGCGGGAAGTCCACTGTGCTCAAGCTGCTTGCCGGCATCCTGACCCCCTTGCGAGGTCAGATCTGGTATGAGCATCGGGATATTGCTCGGCAGCCGGATTTTCGCCGAGCAAGGCTTCGCAGGACCGAATTCGCCTTCATTTTTCAGGATTACATGCTGGTCGATTCTTTGACGGTCGCCGAGAATATCATCCTGCCGCGGTCCTTGAATGGTTCAGCCACCGATGATGGTGCTGTACGTCGGGCTCTGGCCTGTGTGGACCTGCCGACCGGTGTAATGAGGCGAAAGGTGGGCGAGCTGTCAGGAGGTCAACAGCAGCGGGTGGCCATCGCTCGGGCCATGATCATGGATGCGCAGGTTCTCTTCGCGGATGAGCCCACCGGCAATCTGGATCCCAGAGCCCGTGAGGACACCCTTGATGCCATCCAAGCAGCCATGAGTGCGGGACTCAAGGCCAGCCTTCTGGTTACTCATGATGCCAGGGTGGCTTCCAGGGCCGACAGAATTCTGTATATGCAGGATGGGAGGATTTGCGGTTCCTATCCCCATATGGATCAAGAGGATATAGAGCGGCTCCTTCTGTCCGGGTCGGAGTAG
- the nagA gene encoding N-acetylglucosamine-6-phosphate deacetylase, whose amino-acid sequence MSKEAYESAGLAVESALHGPAHPLVLTGARLIDARGISEDSWILALGGRIEQVGQGRESLESALRAAGLPSLPPSFQPGSDTHDVNADGVEFIDAAGFILTPGFIDIHSHGGWVHSFDDGDKAIRTARACHMVHGTTRQVLSLITNPVDTMCTNLRSVRRVMDSRPDVLGAHLEGPFIALSRKGAHDPKCLRDPEPAVLDSLLEAADGCIRQVTLAPERDHGYEAISRLAESGVVPAVGHCDADYDQTRRAFDAGARILTHVFNAMNGIHHRQPGPIPAAVEDRRVTAELINDGFHVQDPCVDLAFRLFPHRIALVTDAMEATGCEDGAYKLGSLDVTVKGGHARLTSNGAIAGSTLTLDVAVGRAIQAIGLPAPQAVEAATLTPARALGLDRSNPITGAPLGLLAPGYAADLLLLNPADWSVKTVVCNGHRIQL is encoded by the coding sequence ATGTCCAAGGAAGCATACGAGTCGGCGGGGCTCGCGGTCGAGTCAGCCCTCCACGGACCGGCCCATCCCCTTGTCCTGACCGGCGCAAGACTAATAGATGCCCGAGGCATCAGTGAAGACAGCTGGATTTTGGCCTTGGGCGGCAGGATTGAGCAGGTCGGGCAAGGTAGAGAGAGTCTGGAATCCGCCCTGAGGGCCGCTGGCCTACCCAGCCTGCCGCCCTCCTTCCAGCCTGGATCAGATACCCATGACGTGAATGCGGACGGTGTGGAGTTCATCGACGCAGCCGGCTTCATCCTCACCCCCGGGTTCATCGACATCCACTCCCACGGCGGCTGGGTTCACTCCTTCGATGACGGGGACAAGGCCATTCGCACAGCCAGGGCCTGCCATATGGTCCATGGAACCACCAGGCAGGTGCTCAGCCTGATCACCAATCCGGTCGACACGATGTGCACCAACCTGCGCTCGGTCAGGCGGGTCATGGACTCCAGGCCCGACGTGCTGGGCGCCCACTTGGAAGGGCCTTTCATCGCACTCTCCCGTAAGGGCGCGCACGATCCCAAGTGCCTGCGCGATCCTGAGCCAGCGGTTCTCGACAGTCTCCTGGAAGCCGCAGACGGTTGCATACGCCAGGTGACCCTGGCCCCCGAGCGCGACCATGGCTACGAGGCCATATCCCGCCTGGCCGAGTCCGGTGTGGTGCCTGCGGTTGGCCATTGCGATGCCGACTATGACCAGACCCGCCGCGCATTCGATGCCGGCGCCCGTATACTCACTCATGTTTTCAACGCCATGAACGGCATCCACCACCGTCAGCCGGGCCCCATTCCAGCCGCCGTGGAGGACCGCCGGGTTACGGCCGAGCTGATCAACGACGGTTTCCATGTGCAGGACCCCTGCGTCGACCTGGCCTTCAGGCTCTTCCCCCATCGGATAGCCCTGGTCACCGACGCCATGGAGGCCACCGGCTGCGAGGACGGCGCCTACAAGCTGGGTTCCCTGGATGTAACAGTGAAGGGCGGCCACGCCCGTCTGACCTCCAACGGGGCCATCGCCGGCTCAACCCTGACCCTGGATGTGGCAGTCGGCAGAGCTATCCAGGCCATCGGCCTGCCAGCCCCCCAGGCCGTGGAAGCCGCCACGCTGACACCTGCCCGGGCCCTGGGACTGGACCGCTCCAACCCGATCACCGGTGCTCCGCTGGGTCTGCTGGCACCCGGCTATGCGGCCGACCTCCTCCTCCTGAACCCGGCTGACTGGTCCGTCAAAACCGTGGTCTGTAACGGGCACAGGATTCAGCTTTGA
- the nagB gene encoding glucosamine-6-phosphate deaminase → MTEIIIVKSQEEAGKIYARYTADLIRRKPDCVLGLATGSSPLAAYQALADLVRKEKIDVSQVRGFALDEYAGLDPAHPQSYRSTIDRTVVKPLGLDPAKVRVPNGNLDTIKDAGRVYDQAIEDAGGVDLQILGIGTDGHIGFNEPGSSLASGTRIKTLTEQTRIDNARFFDNDMDQVPTHCITQGIGTILKARQLVLLAFGAGKAEAVAESVEGGISSFCPASALQMHPHATVIVDEAAASRLRNRDYYKWAYANKPDWQSI, encoded by the coding sequence ATGACCGAAATCATCATCGTCAAGTCCCAGGAGGAAGCCGGCAAAATCTATGCCCGCTACACAGCCGACCTGATCCGGCGCAAGCCTGACTGCGTGCTGGGTCTGGCCACGGGGTCCAGCCCCCTGGCGGCATACCAAGCGCTTGCCGATCTGGTCCGCAAGGAGAAGATCGACGTCTCCCAGGTGCGCGGCTTCGCCTTGGACGAGTACGCGGGGCTGGATCCGGCCCACCCGCAGTCCTACCGTTCCACCATCGACCGAACCGTTGTCAAGCCTCTGGGCCTGGATCCTGCCAAGGTGAGGGTGCCCAATGGAAACCTGGACACCATCAAGGACGCTGGCCGCGTGTACGACCAGGCAATCGAGGATGCCGGCGGCGTCGACCTGCAGATTCTGGGCATCGGCACCGACGGACACATCGGCTTCAACGAGCCCGGGTCCTCCCTGGCCTCGGGCACCCGCATCAAGACCCTTACCGAACAGACCCGTATCGACAACGCACGCTTCTTCGACAATGACATGGACCAGGTACCCACCCACTGCATCACCCAGGGAATCGGGACCATCCTCAAGGCACGCCAGCTGGTCCTCCTTGCCTTCGGTGCCGGGAAGGCAGAAGCCGTGGCCGAGAGCGTAGAGGGCGGCATATCATCCTTCTGCCCGGCCTCCGCCCTCCAGATGCACCCCCATGCCACCGTAATCGTGGACGAGGCCGCCGCATCCCGCCTGCGCAACCGCGACTACTACAAGTGGGCATATGCCAACAAGCCTGACTGGCAGTCCATCTAG